Below is a genomic region from Dama dama isolate Ldn47 chromosome 17, ASM3311817v1, whole genome shotgun sequence.
TTTCACTAAGAGGACCCCTCTCCCTCTCACCCTGAACTCCGTCAAAACATTTTCAACTGGGCCTCTACCACTCAGCTGCAAAATATGCCTAACAATTAGGTAAATTCAGGATATGTTAATGCAAGAGACACTTCAGATTGCATGCATTCACACATAGGTATTTCAGATGGGGAACCATGCAGGTCAAAATCAAGAGGAAAGACACCAAGTCAGAAATGCTGGACCCAGAGTATAAGGAAGGTTTATCCCTAATGTCCTACACCAGACTGGCTGAGTCACTCCAGCCGGTGGCCCTCCTACAATTAATAGTAAATGAGTAGAAATTATTTCTAGAGAAGAGACAGTGAGTCTTGGAGTCAGAACAAACTATAACCAGTGATAAAGCTAATTATTTAATTGTCATcagcatttaaaatgtataattaagACTAAAAGCCATTCATTTTATGACTAAAATCATCTGTTACGATTTGTttataattacacacacacacacacacacacacacacacagacacacacacacacagacacacacacacacagacacacacacacacacacacacacacacacacacacacacacacacagacacacacagagttacCGTCCATTTTTGCTTGACTGGATTCTTCCAATTTCTATTTTCTCCACACAGTCCCTTCAGCCCACCTCAGCTCCCTGTGTCCCCTCCTCCACTGGACCCTGGTTCTTTATATGCAGGTGGATTTGAGATGGAGTCCTGGCCCCACAGTACATGAGGGGAAACTTCTCTGACAAAGGACGGTGGTGGGGACGAAGCCACATAACCAGTGCCCAGCACAGACCTCcgtgccccctgccccctcctttCAGAGGCGCCCGCCTCTGCCCCTGCCGTCCACCCACCTCTTCCTTGCCCCTTAGCCTAGCAACGTGCCGTCTGCAAAGAAACAGCGAACGCCCTGCACCGCCCCCGGCTGTCTCCGGCTGCTCTGGACTCCTGGCATCCTCTGGCGGGTCTCAAAGTCACTCCAACCCCCTGGGCAGGCTGAGCCCAGCTGCAGGATCTTCTACTGCCACCGAGACCCTGACCTAACAACAAACAGGACACCCGTTTCAATCCGGCTTTGCTGGCTCATTTCCCTCAGCCTCAAAACCGTGTGGCTCGCTCCCATCCCAAACAGATGAGTGAGCGCCCCAACGGCGTACTTCCAGCTACCCCTTCACCTCCGACCTGACGAGCGACCCTTCTTCAGGGCCACTTTCTTCCGCCAGGTCACCTCCACCCAGCGCAGTCTTACACTTAGAGCGCTTTCTGCGCCACAAGAGAACGTCGGTTTTGCACCTCCCCACGGTCCCAGACTCCATAGTTCAAGGTCGCATCCTAGCCCTTGCACTTCCCGGAGTCCGGCCCACCTGCGCGGGCTGAGCGGAGGGAAGTGCAGGTGCTTCAGATTCAGCACTCCTCATCGCCAGCCCGTGAGTCTCCATCACTGGCTTCTGTCTTTTCCCACGGCCTCCCCTGGCCTCCCGGCCAGCTCCCCACCTCAGCTGCGCCCTCTGAGCCCTCCccactttttcttctctctctttgggAGCGTGGTCTGTTCACTCTCCTGCTGAACACTCTGCTGAAGGTAACACCGTGGCGTGAGACCACAGGCCCTTCGTGACCGGCCCTCACCTCCCTCCACCCGGTCCCACCCACCCCGCCTGCTGCTGGAGATACGCCGAGCGGCCCAGGGTTGGAGGCCTCCACTCAGACGGCTCCCTCCTCCTCACCAGAACTTTCCCGGTGGCTGGAATAACAGAGCTCAAACGGCATTTGTGGAATGGATACCACGGTGTTTCTGCTTGAAATCACACATGGGCACAGAAGCACTGGCCTTACTGCCTAGAGGCCTGGGGGTGAGCACAGGCTCTGTCGCTCACCAATGCCGCCCTGGGGCCGGCCCTTTCCCAAGCAAGTGACCAAGTGCCCTGATGGCATGCTTCCAGCTACTCCTTCACTTGAAACTTCAGGAGCGAGCTCTTTTCAGGGCCCCCTCTTGCTCTGGGTCACTCCTCCATCCAGACTTGGGGGCAGACACAGGCTCTGTCACTTAACAACTCTGTCCCGGGGCCTGCCCCCATCCCAAACAAATAAGCAAGCGCCCCAGCAGCGTGCTTTCCTCTGAGCCTCTATTTtgttataaataaaaaagaactaccTAATAGGGCTGTGTTAAGAATAGAGTTCATAAAGTAAACAAGAACAATGCACTTAGACCAACTATCTAAAATAAAGACCATCCGATACACTGAATTAAAAAATTACTGGTTTGGTTCCAAAAATGGCCCCAATTCACACATGACCAGCATCTCCTGATCACACACTGAAATGAACTAGGGATCAAGAATTGAGAATCCTCAGATCCTTGGTTTTGAAGGTCATCGTTTTCAGGGCTCCTGGAGTCTCTAAGAAGAACTTGGATCCAGCCAGTCCTGCTGCTTCCCGGTGTCCTGGCCTCTTAAGGCAGCAAACTGCCCATCATGATCGATTCTGTCCATAGGAACGGGGGTGTCAGACAGCAAGGCCTTACTTTAGAGCTTTGACTTGGCTTCTTTTAAGTCAGAAATTCTGCTCTAACTTGCGGCATATCAGACAAAGCAAGGGCCCGAGGGTGGAACCCCCCCAGCGGGCTCACTCACCATGCAGGCAGCCTGCACCGCCTCCGACACGTTAGCGGCGTTGGGCTCACACCAGAAGACGTGGCACTCAAAATGCTGGTTCCCCGTGTCCATGATGAAGGCAAATGTGTGCACGTCCTTCCCGACGCCCATGAAGGACAGGAATCGCACCCGGCACTCCACCAGGACGTCCTCTTCGTTCTGCAAGAGACCCTGTTCAGCAGCCCGGCCACGGTCACAGACACGTTCGGACCGTAAGTCATAGAACTGGCTTACAGTGGCTGCACGGAGGaaatggtatttaaaaacatACAGCCAGACTGAATTTAGAATGGACTTGTATTTTTCTAGAAAGGGAAGTTTCTAAATGTGTCTGGAGAGGCCTCACTGCTGTGGGTGCCTCATTCTGACATCGAGTCTACTCTGAACCACACGCAACCAGGGGTGAGTGTTCTGGCCTCTGTCCACTCCACTCCAAGCCTGTGACTTCACTGTGGGTAGGAACGGTGTCATGGCCACTTTTTATGTATTGCCCATACATAGAATCCACTTGCCCCGGTGAACCCACTGGAAACCCCAGAGCACCAAGAGGAGAGGATTCACGGGATCTTTTTCCACCCAGGTCTTCCCAACTCAACAGCACATTGAATcctgagtgttagttgctcagctgtgtctgactctgcaaccccactgattgtagtccgccaggctcctctgtcccagaattctccaggcaagaacactggagtgggtggccattcctttctccagggatcttccggaTCTAGGgcctgaaccctggtctcctgcattgaaggtagattctttaccatctgagcccccagggaaccaCTGAATCATACTTCTGTCTAAAACTGTGTAAAACAGAAAGTTACcaaatgctgttttctttttcccacaAACTGATATCCATATGATGGTGAGTTAAGAAATGTTCGGAACTCATTCTAATGAACCCTATATCCTCTGCAACAGCCATTTGTaatttgtgaaaattagtaaATATGTCCAGAAGGTTGATTTTTGGCTCATGAACATCTGGACTTATGAACTATTCACTCAGGTACTGTGGGATTGCTTATCAGGCAAACTAAACTGGTCTGAGAGGTGGGAAGCTTTTTCGGAAGAAAGACATTCCTGTTGAGATCTGGGCAGGCCAAGGGGAGCCGTGTCCGCAAAGGCGCTGGGGTAGGAAAAGGCACCCCGtgttgcagacttggagaaagtccagCAGAGCAGGCCTGCAGGCTCAGTGAGCATCTGCAGAAACTGCACTGGTGTGAAGGTGGGCTGCTAGTGGACAGAAGCCAGAGCAGACGGGACGTGTGATCTCTCCACGGCAGGGGCCGCACAGAGGCAGAATGGACAGCTGACCGGCTACGTCTGGCTGTGTGCCTGGGGGCAGCTGCTAACCcctccgtgcctcagtttcctcaaccacAAAGTGGAGATAATTTGTGTCTGAGGCTAATGCTGGCCTCTCTCCAGATGACCAGTGGCCCCTGTTCCCACAGGACCTTTCCACAACAGACGCGTCTACTGCACCCCAGCCcccagggaacacagccccgtCAATGCTGGAGCCTGCAGAGTGGTCAGAAAACCAAGCCCCATTAGCAAGTTACTGCTAACATCATACAGTCACCTCTAGCAAATGATTCCCATCTCCTGGACAAAGGAGGAATGAGGAGCGCTAGAACACAGTCCTCTGAGGTGTGTGCATGGATCCAGACACAAAGGgcgattttttattttttttcattaaattatttGAATCACAAGCAAGCACAGCTCCCCAGAGGCCAAGCCTTGGCACGTGCCTGAGTTTCAGGGAAGCTTATCGTGAGCGAAACCCGCACTCTGTCCCAGACAGGCCGACTGTACCTGCCATGCCTCTCACCTTCTCACTGATGACGGTCACAGTCGCATCGGCCACGCTCATGTTCACTGACGGCCATGCCTCCTTGCTAGAGGAGGTCATAAGACTTTCTATGGCACTGTTCAGGGTATCCATTCCTGTGGATGGAAgggatcattgaaaaaggccCTAAAGCTATTCCTGACTCTCAAATATGGACCCATATCACCCAGTAGCAGCTAtgcccagactttttttttttttttgtagccccACACGTTTCATTTGAGCATTTCACGGCTCAAAAGAAATGCCAGCGTTTTCAACAGAAAAAATGGTCATCGGAGAATTTCCAGAGATGTAGTGTGTGATGTCCTGTCTAACCAGACTGTCACTCCTAAGGTTCCCCAGCTCCAAGTGCAGAAACAGTGCTCAAATGCTGCTACCTTTTTTCTAAGCGAGGAACCTTGCAaagggttggggggcgggggtgtgtcCAACAGAagccagcctctgccagattACCCTGATCATCTTTTATTGTGCCTTGTTACTTAAGTAAGGCCAAGTTTAGATGGCCCCTGGACACGAAGAGTATGTGTTGTTCAGTGGGGCCTTCTGGCTGAGTGTTCCCACAGCCATTTTTGGTGGGTGGTAATAACTTCatttgagatgtaattcacataccatacaatttacTCATGTAAAGTGCAAAATTCAGTGGTGTTTATTATATTCAGAATTGTGCGACCATCACCAtggttttagaatattttcatcaccccctgAAAGAAACCCCACACCTTTCAGGAGTCACCCTCCATCACCTCCAGCCTTCTAGTCCTATCTTTAGAGATCTGCCTACTCTGGAcacatttcatataagtggaattgtaAAGGGTGCAGCCTTTTATAACTGGCTGctttcatttagcatgatgtcttcaaggttcagcTATGTTGCAGCAAGTCtaacacttcattcctttttattgccaaataatcaCCACTGTATGAAGatgttttttattcattctttagctgatggacatttgggctgtttctgctttttgactATTATGAGTGATGCTGCCGTGAACGCTCCTGTATGAGGTGTTTCGTGCATACAGATGTTTTCATTTCActggggtatatgcctaggagtagaaCCGCTGGGTCAAATGATAACGCGACATTTAACTTCTGAGGAGTTGCCAGACTGATTTCTAGGGCAGCCACGCCATTCTGCATCCACCCCAGCAGTACGTGAGGGTTCTGACGTCTCCATAGCCTTTTTTATCCAGAAAAAGGCGACATCTCTGTCTCCTTCCAGCATGGTATGGCTAAGCAACTAAATTCCACCTATGAAATACAGCTGACTGCTGATGCTGGGTGCACTTCTGGGACACACCTTGACGGGACAGCGTGAGGCCTCCCGTCCCTGCCTGGCACTTGACAAGGACTGAAGCAGGTGCCCTGGCCCGAGACAGATGCTCTGATTCAGAACAGCAGGGCCTTTCCACAGCCCTGGCTTCTGTACCTCTGAACTGCTGGGTGAATGAGAAATCAGGTCCTCTTCGTTCAAGTCCCTGTAATCTGGGAGCATGAGCAGGAGGAGTTTAGTCTGTCCTGTCCTGTTCTTTGgttatcattttattttgctctgcagcacgtgggatcttcctggaccagggaccaaacctgtgtctcccgcactggcgGGCGGACTCTTTACCGCGGAGCCACGAGGGAAACCCTGTGCTGCTCTTCGGACCAGGACTGTTGTGGGCTGGTGACAGGGCGAGGGTCTGGCTCAAGACAAGGCAGAGGAGTGAAACAGCAGATGCCGCCCTCATGGGGGGTGAACGCCAAACACTTGCCCGGCGGGAAGACCGTAAAGGTTTCACATACCGACCGGTTTGTCCACTGGTAGCATGCCCAAATACTGCACGTGGAACTTCTGGACCAGCTCAGTCTTTGGTGTTGGAAAATCTACTACAGGGAAGAAAACAACACATCTTTCTCAATGGTTCCAACATACACATAACATCCTGTTTCTAGAGGTGAATGTGACAATCATTCTATAGGAACAGCCGCTTCTTCTGCCAGACACCGGGGCCATCAATCAAACCCCCTTCACCTTTCAtggacacgtgtgtgtgtatggctgggTCGCTtcgctatgcacctgaaactatcacaacgctGTTAACCGGCTGTATACGATAGAAAATAAAACCCTGTTCACCTTTCACTTCTAGGTAGGCAAGCGACTCAAAGGAGGAACTGGAATCTATGGGTTGAGCTGTGACGGTCTCTTGGAAGTGTGCTAAGGAGCAACTTCGGGTGTTCGGTTTATTAGGGGAGGCTGAGGCCCGGAGGAAATTTAATGACAAAGGGGTGCAATCAGAGACAGGAAGAATGACTAaacagagccccccaaaatatcaACCCACATATTTTTAAACTAGCTGGTCCTTGCCCCAGGCTGTACATGAGTTACAAAGCCACAGAAGGTAATTTTCTTCAATTTTGCCCAACAGCAAAGCTCATCCTGGTTCTTAGTACCTAACCCTGGTGACACAGAGTCAGCCCTAAGCCACACCCGAGGCCCCGAGCGCAGGCTCGGCCTGGGTCTGGTGGGTCCCGCGTGGTTCTGAGGGACACATGTCTGAGACCCTGCGCCCGGCGACCCCGACGCGGTGCGCAGCACCAGGGCAGTGCGCGCGGACCTACCTTGGAGGGGGACGTCGAGGCTCCCGTGGGCCCTTTCCTGTAAGGAGCTGCAGGCCAGGGCCTTGGCATTCTTCCGTTCGGCCATAATCTGATGAAGAGAAAACGGAGCTTTGGCTCGTGGTTCTGGACCCTGTGTCCTCAGCTGTTCCAGGCAGTGGGGTGTCTGCTTCCTTTCCAAGTTAAACCAGCTTTAGTCCACTGCCGGGCCCCCGACCCCCATCTCCGGGCCGCCCACTTTGAGAACTGTGCCCTTTTCTCTGGGGGGATAGTGAGTGATGGTGCCCCAGAGGAACTGGCGTTCTCCTGATTGTTCAGAATGCCTTCTTCTTCCATCACTAACGTAACCACCCTCaacaaccctggtctcctgtagaCCTCCGGGCCCACAGCCGTCCATGGAACACAGAGCAAGTGATAACCCCCGGCTGCTGCCACGAGGCCACTTTTCGACTTACCAGACCCACCGGACTGTGGGGGGACCACGGCCCTGCTCCCTCTGTAGGTGAAGCGCTGTTTAGAGCAACAGCCGACCTCGGAGAGACGATGAACCGCACTGGAGGGCCTGGCGGTCGGTGTGCCGCTCCCAGAGCTCGACCGGAACGCGCCGACCCCCGTCCCCACACCCCTTCCCCTGCTCGGCAGTGAGGAGGCTGGCCTCCTGCGCCCTGACCCGCTTACCTTGGAACAGATTTCGTGGAGACTGGTGGCGATGGCTTTCGCGGGCGTGTCACATCGAAACACATGACATTTCAAAATCCTGGTATCTTTGTCTCTCGCTACATAAGCAAAATCTCTGTGCAAACAAAGTTTAGGCGTACATCAGAACGAGGAGCCTTTACAACACACACTCTAGTTATGAGTGTTAACTGAGCCAGGAGTCGGCGTGTCAGAGGCAACAGAGAatgcagtggttaaaaaaaataaacaagtgtcaGCAGCCACCTCAAATGGAGGAACAGTTGTACGGATGTGAGGAATTCATTTCTGACTAAAATAACTACAGTGTTCCCCAGGCTCTGTCTGTTGAGCTTCTGGAATCTTAATGAACAGCACATAATGAAAATTGAACTTTATGGGAACCTTCTATTTAGTAACAACAAATGTCATGGTTATAAATATTATGatcacaaaacaaaacacaggctTGAGCGGAGCATGAATTTGTATGCGCGATACTGTGACACGTAGAATGATGTAGCAGAAGCAGAACAGGCTCTGACGTGTAGACATGTGCCCAGAGACTGGATCCGACCCACGGCTGCAGAGCAGGCTGACAGGCAGTCACGGGGACACGGAAGGACACCACAGCCCGAAGTCCCGTCAAAGACCCTTGATTCTGCTAATCACGCCTCTCACTCCAGGGCTTGGGGTGCCAGTGGCAGCATCACACCATACACTGTCAGCTCAGACCCCGCGGTGAGCCTGCGGCTGGCACTGGATTTCAGGATCTGCCTTACTGATGGAGAGGACAGTGCCTGTCCTTCAAAAAAACCACGCCACACAACCGAATTTCTCACTGCTATTACTGAGGACAGCAGTTTAAAAGATCAGAGGGTTTATGAGAAATAGACGCTCATACTTCCCCATCTGGTAATGGATCACAGTCATTTCCTGGAGAGTGTTGCCAACCCTGGATCCCCGTTTGTTGGCATAATCACAGATGAATTTATTAATCACTTCTCAATGCAAGAGCTGGTGATGTTCTTGCAGACTAGGACAGATTTTCCCCAAGAACGATTTGGCTTCTTTGGGAAGGAACGGGAATCTATCTGCTGAAGGCAACTGGCCACTGTGAAGGCCTGGCCGGAAAAGGCTGTCCTATCGCCTCGCTGTGCCCCGGGCGACCGTGCGGCGGCTCCTGGCCACCCGTGGGCACCTGCATCTCCACGTGTGCACAGCGGCCCACAGACCTGCTTGGGACCACCTTCCCGTGTCCGCACCTTCCATCGCAGCGGGTATCCTCCATGCTACAACCAGGGGCCGTCCTGATCCCCACCCCGTCATCCCTAGCCCCCGCACTCTGGACCCAACCCCCGCATTCAGCCTACTCTCCTCCGGACAGTGTCTTGAATCCACCCCTCCCTTGCCAGCCCTGCCAGCGCTCAGG
It encodes:
- the APBB2 gene encoding amyloid beta precursor protein binding family B member 2 isoform X7; amino-acid sequence: MAERKNAKALACSSLQERAHGSLDVPLQVDFPTPKTELVQKFHVQYLGMLPVDKPVGMDTLNSAIESLMTSSSKEAWPSVNMSVADATVTVISEKNEEDVLVECRVRFLSFMGVGKDVHTFAFIMDTGNQHFECHVFWCEPNAANVSEAVQAACMLRYQKCLVARPPSQKVRPPPPPADSVTRRVTTNVKRGVLSLIDTLKQKRPVTETP